A part of Onthophagus taurus isolate NC chromosome 7, IU_Otau_3.0, whole genome shotgun sequence genomic DNA contains:
- the LOC111423173 gene encoding pseudouridylate synthase 1 homolog isoform X1, which yields MFRRCSSKIYDSIKTISAGFCTMSEKIPIRKPRYDGRSKKRKWEERRTDQGEAFDVKREKTEDRVKKRKYAILLGYSGSNYFGMQRNVFTKTIEEDLFKALLDSKHINEEAFKHPQTVQFQRAARTDKGVSAARQVVSIKLPEMLDIEKINNNLPEVIRIFGYKRVTKGFNSKSSCDARTYFYMLPTITFSDKEETSLKDFRLSKSTFEKVNELLQKYIGTKNYHNFTSKRLSNDPSCNRYILSFICEEPIIRNDIEFAVLKVKGQSFILHQIRKMIGLTIAVIRGYTTEESFTRAFSKEKINIPRAPGLGLVLDFVHYDRYNARYGEDGMHETLEWKELDETVDQFKEKYIYPTIINTEINENNMITWLEKLSTHSFDLTEDDQRGDNEEDEGDENSDEKRDDLEESLGVDNMDDSLKDKIERDDKNVVVNS from the exons atgtttcGCCGATGCAGTTCAAAAATTTACGATTCAATTAAAACAA TTTCAGCCGGATTTTGTACAATGAGTGAAAAAATACCCATAAGAAAACCCAGGTATGATGGTAGAAGTAAGAAAAGGAAATGGGAAGAAAGACGAACGGATCAAGGTGAAGCATTTGATGTTAAAAGGGAAAAAACTGAGGATagagttaaaaaaagaaagtatGCTATTTTATTAGGATATTCTGGGTCTAATTATTTTGGAATGCAACG TAAtgtatttacaaaaacaatcgaagaagatttatttaaagcaCTTTTAGATAGCAAACATATAAATGAAGAAGCTTTTAAACATCCACAAACCGTACAATTTCAAAGAGCTGCTCGAACGGACAAAGGTGTTTCTGCAGCTCGACAAGtagtttcaataaaattac ctGAAATGCTTgacatagaaaaaattaacaataatttaccAGAAGTTATTCGTATTTTCGGTTATAAAAGGGTTACAAAAGGTTTTAATAGTAAATCAAGTTGTGATGCaagaacatatttttatatgttacCCACAATAACATTTTCTGATAAAGAAGAAACTTCTCTTAAAGATTTTCGATTAAGTAAATCAACTTTTGAAAAAGTTAACgagttattacaaaaatatatcggaacgaaaaattatcataattttacttcaaaaagGCTCTCAAACGATCCCAGTTGTAACAGATAcatattatcttttatttgtgAAGAACCCATTATAAGAAACGACATAGAATTCGCCGTTTTAAAAGTAAAGGgacaaagttttattttacatcAAATACGTAAAATGATTGGTTTAACAATCGCCGTTATCCGTGGTTACACAACCGAAGAATCTTTCACAAGAGCATtttctaaggaaaaaattaatattcctAGAGCACCCGGTTTGGGTTTAGTGTTAGATTTTGTCCATTACGACCGTTACAACGCGCGTTACGGCGAAGATGGTATGCACGAAACTTTGGAATGGAAAGAATTAGATGAAACCGTTGatcaatttaaagaaaaatatatttatccaACTATTATTAATAcggaaattaatgaaaataatatgaTAACTTGGTTAGAGAAGTTATCCACTCATTCTTTTGATCTAACAGAAGATGATCAAAGAGGAGATAATGAAGAAGATGAAGGTGATGAGAATTCAGACGAAAAACGTGATGATTTGGAAGAGAGTCTAGGTGTTGATAATATGGATGAttctttaaaagataaaattgaaagagatgataaaaatgttgttgtaAATTCTTAA
- the LOC111419750 gene encoding colicin-5-like encodes MARFYVIFACLIAINFAETRQAAVSDSESAAGEHFSSISISDGGYGGGYGGKDTYSAGSGLKTIAQGSADQANNAVANQHAAGRNAAFAAKSTLAQAAAGAAATAQAALIGKHILVQHLEQNVAEAHQQLEAELRQLEQAQRSAEASQAAADQAQNGGNAISAALNAAQGTLAHAQQAADAAHAELGSQEAMVGHAQQRYNSLSQQLQSAQADLHVTQSAAQQAEAAAQIAQSNAAQAAEKAQSAGLQDHGSFEGYHH; translated from the exons ATGGCAAGATTCTACGTCATTTTCGCTTGTTTAA TCGCAATCAATTTTGCTGAAACAAGGCAAGCAGCTGTTAGTGACAGTGAATCGGCCGCTGGAGAACATTTCTCGTCTATTTCTATTTCTGACGGTGGATACGGAGGAGGATATGGGGGAAAAGACACTTACAGCGCTGGAAGTGGATTAAAAACAATCGCTCAAGGATCAGCCGATCAAGCCAACAACGCCGTAGCTAACCAACATGCAGCTGGAAGAAACGCCGCTTTTGCTGCAAAGAGTACTTTAGCCCAAGCAGCCGCCGGA gcTGCAGCAACAGCTCAAGCTGCCCTCATCGGAAAACACATTTTAGTTCAACATCTCGAACAAAACGTCGCCGAAGCTCACCAACAACTCGAAGCTGAACTTCGTCAATTGGAGCAAGCCCAAAGATCCGCTGAAGCTTCTCAAGCTGCTGCCGATCAAGCTCAAAATGGTGGAAACGCTATTAGTGCTGCTTTGAATGCCGCCCAAGGAACTTTAGCCCATGCCCAACAAGCTGCCGATGCCGCTCACGCCGAATTGGGGTCTCAAGAAGCTATGGTAGGACACGCCCAACAAAGGTACAACTCTCTCAGCCAACAACTCCAATCTGCTCAAGCTGATTTACACGTAACTCAATCTGCTGCCCAACAAGCCGAAGCTGCTGCACAAATTGCTCAATCCAACGCCGCCCAAGCAGCGGAAAAAGCTCAATCTGCTGGATTACAAGACCATGGAAGCTTTGAAGGTTATCATCATTAA
- the LOC111419745 gene encoding A disintegrin and metalloproteinase with thrombospondin motifs adt-1-like — MFTKVFITILLLFYFCDVIDSKYVKNIKLNNKRKKIFELDDNLDYEVVLLPIFNENRFESEEVLFKLEVFGRVLNLKLVKNNLISQNFKSYIQNGNNSFPLPPLNKSCLLMGSKNEIAASIFYCKPKSFSGFIFLDDITLEISPISSESNEILTETNQNSKDIPHVIRKHSHFNKNKLFQQSALTNEITETFTLEVSIFFDEFAYNIFAPYLSYDDAKIRDMLLAYLNGVQALYHHPSLKGYVDIVIVRLDILKTQPENLPIYNGESGSLLKSFCSYQKELNVNDDSNPNHWDMGLYISGLDFFTYDNKGYKDYGIMGLSTVGGVCYEKFSCVIAEFGSTDAFGKPYPTAGFGSVYILAHEIGHNLGMHHDGTKNTCLPNGFIMSASRGTSGETQWSSCSADVMEKLKKKKCLQDVGLTTFDHSKFFETPGRLYSPKKQCELFLSNEKSYAVEDQSEICQTLKCTLPGKAEIYSSGPPLDGTKCDENKQCYAGECLKSTNNYPNTRTKIWNIKECESGCITNSMGYQINKGDSRLCDDVDICPKRISITDYASKKCKYFSRILTEIDSKGNGLQRSHNLDSPSLACTIFCRNKNGTFNIPKIQLNKMESVPHFPDGTWCHRENSIDFYCINNMCLSEVNFNRDNENGSDQNEIISGELKESIPFFNPTKKYSYNEEYLIDYLLLPN, encoded by the exons ATGTTTACGAAAGTGTTTATTAcaatacttttattattttatttttgcgaTGTGATCGATAgcaaatacgtaaaaaatattaaattaaataataaaaggaaaaaaatttttgagttggatgACAATCTCGACTATGAAGTTGTTCTTTTacctatttttaatgaaaatagaTTCGAATCCgaagaagttttatttaaattggaGGTTTTTGGGCg tgtattaaatttaaaattagtaaaaaacaatttaatttctcaaaattttaaatcttacaTTCAAAATGGAAACAATTCCTTTCCTTTACCACCTCTAAATAAATCTTGCTTATTAATGGGtagcaaaaatgaaattgcagcttcaatattttattgtaaaccCAAATCTTTT agtggatttatttttttagatgatATAACtttagaaatatcaccaatctCAAGCGAATCTAACGAAATTTTAACCGAAACCAACCAAAATTCAAAAGATATACCCCATGTAATTCGTAAACATTcccattttaacaaaaacaaattatttcaacaaaGCGCTTTAACAAACGAAATAACCGAAACCTTTACTTTAGAGGTATCGATATTTTTCGACGAATTTGCTTACAATATTTTCGCCCCTTATCTTTCTTACGACGACGCAAAAATTCGCGATATGTTATTAGCTTATCTAAATGGAGTTCAAGCCCTTTATCATCATCCCTCCCTTAAAGGTTATGTTGATATCGTTATCGTAAGacttgatattttgaaaacgcaACCTGAAAATTTACCAATTTATAACGGTGAAAGTGGGTCacttttaaaatcgttttgttcttatcaaaaagaattaaacgtTAATGACGATTCCAATCCGAATCATTGGGATATGGGCTTGTATATTTCAGGATTGGATTTTTTCACTTACGATAATAAAGGTTATAAGGATTATGGGATTATGGGGTTATCTACGGTTGGTGGGGTttgttatgaaaaattttcttgTGTGATAGCGGAATTTGGAAGTACAGACGCTTTTGGGAAACCTTATCCAACGGCTGGATTTGGGAGTGTTTATATTTTAGCGCATGAAATTGGGCACAA cTTAGGGATGCATCATGATGGTACGAAAAATACTTGTTTACCAAATGGGTTTATAATGTCAGCATCGCGGGGTACCTCTGGAGAAACTCAGTGGTCTTCTTGTAGCGCTGATGTgatggaaaaattaaa aaaaaagaaatgtcTTCAAGATGTCGGTTTAACTACATTTGatcattcaaaattttttgaaacaccCGGTAGATTATATTCCCCTAAAAAACAATgcgaattatttttatctaacGAAAAATCATACGCAGTTGAAGATCAAAGCGAAATTTGCCAAACATTAAAATGTACTCTTCCAGGTAAAGCGGAAATTTATTCTTCAGGACCACCATTAGATGGCACAAAGTGTGacgaaaataaa CAATGTTATGCTGGGGAATGCTTAAAATCTACGAATAATTATCCTAATACAAGAACAAAAATTTGGAATATTAAAGAATGTGAATCGGGTTGTATAACAAATTCAATGGGGTATCAAATTAACAAAGGAGATTCGAGATTATGTGACGATGTAGAT atttgcCCCAAAAGAATTTCTATTACAGATTACGCCtcgaaaaaatgtaaatatttttctcgaaTTTTAACGGAAATAGACTCAAAAGGCAATGGTTTGCAACGATCTCACAATTTAG ATTCCCCATCGTTAGCTTGCACAATTTTCTGTCGAAACAAAAATGGTACTTTTAACATTCCAAAAATACAActaaataaaatggaaagtgTGCCGCATTTTCCAGATGGAACATGGTGTCATCGAGAAAATTCAATCGATTTTTATTGCATCAATAATATGTGTTTATCAGAAGTAAATTTTAATCGAGACAATGAAAATGGATCGGAtcaaaacgaaataattagcggagaattaaaagaatcaattccattttttaatccaaccAAAAAATATTCGTATAACGAAGAATATCTTATAGATTATCTTTTATTaccaaattaa
- the LOC111423173 gene encoding pseudouridylate synthase 1 homolog isoform X2 — MSEKIPIRKPRYDGRSKKRKWEERRTDQGEAFDVKREKTEDRVKKRKYAILLGYSGSNYFGMQRNVFTKTIEEDLFKALLDSKHINEEAFKHPQTVQFQRAARTDKGVSAARQVVSIKLPEMLDIEKINNNLPEVIRIFGYKRVTKGFNSKSSCDARTYFYMLPTITFSDKEETSLKDFRLSKSTFEKVNELLQKYIGTKNYHNFTSKRLSNDPSCNRYILSFICEEPIIRNDIEFAVLKVKGQSFILHQIRKMIGLTIAVIRGYTTEESFTRAFSKEKINIPRAPGLGLVLDFVHYDRYNARYGEDGMHETLEWKELDETVDQFKEKYIYPTIINTEINENNMITWLEKLSTHSFDLTEDDQRGDNEEDEGDENSDEKRDDLEESLGVDNMDDSLKDKIERDDKNVVVNS; from the exons ATGAGTGAAAAAATACCCATAAGAAAACCCAGGTATGATGGTAGAAGTAAGAAAAGGAAATGGGAAGAAAGACGAACGGATCAAGGTGAAGCATTTGATGTTAAAAGGGAAAAAACTGAGGATagagttaaaaaaagaaagtatGCTATTTTATTAGGATATTCTGGGTCTAATTATTTTGGAATGCAACG TAAtgtatttacaaaaacaatcgaagaagatttatttaaagcaCTTTTAGATAGCAAACATATAAATGAAGAAGCTTTTAAACATCCACAAACCGTACAATTTCAAAGAGCTGCTCGAACGGACAAAGGTGTTTCTGCAGCTCGACAAGtagtttcaataaaattac ctGAAATGCTTgacatagaaaaaattaacaataatttaccAGAAGTTATTCGTATTTTCGGTTATAAAAGGGTTACAAAAGGTTTTAATAGTAAATCAAGTTGTGATGCaagaacatatttttatatgttacCCACAATAACATTTTCTGATAAAGAAGAAACTTCTCTTAAAGATTTTCGATTAAGTAAATCAACTTTTGAAAAAGTTAACgagttattacaaaaatatatcggaacgaaaaattatcataattttacttcaaaaagGCTCTCAAACGATCCCAGTTGTAACAGATAcatattatcttttatttgtgAAGAACCCATTATAAGAAACGACATAGAATTCGCCGTTTTAAAAGTAAAGGgacaaagttttattttacatcAAATACGTAAAATGATTGGTTTAACAATCGCCGTTATCCGTGGTTACACAACCGAAGAATCTTTCACAAGAGCATtttctaaggaaaaaattaatattcctAGAGCACCCGGTTTGGGTTTAGTGTTAGATTTTGTCCATTACGACCGTTACAACGCGCGTTACGGCGAAGATGGTATGCACGAAACTTTGGAATGGAAAGAATTAGATGAAACCGTTGatcaatttaaagaaaaatatatttatccaACTATTATTAATAcggaaattaatgaaaataatatgaTAACTTGGTTAGAGAAGTTATCCACTCATTCTTTTGATCTAACAGAAGATGATCAAAGAGGAGATAATGAAGAAGATGAAGGTGATGAGAATTCAGACGAAAAACGTGATGATTTGGAAGAGAGTCTAGGTGTTGATAATATGGATGAttctttaaaagataaaattgaaagagatgataaaaatgttgttgtaAATTCTTAA